Proteins from a single region of Chlamydia buteonis:
- a CDS encoding dihydrolipoamide acetyltransferase family protein, which translates to MFEFRFPKIGETGSGGFVVRWLKQVGENIAKDEPVIEVSTDKIATELASPKAGKLIRCLVKEGDEVASGEVLALIDTEPAVEEEVVVEELSTNASCPEASGNNSAWFSPAVLSLAHREGISIQQLQQISGTGNDGRVTRRDLENYILEMRQPSCPNIANANENRILMSPLRRAIASSLSKSSDEVPHASLIVDIDVTDLMNLISEEKDRFFATHGVKLTITSFIIQCLAKALEQFPLLNGSLDGDTIVVKKSINVGVAVNLNKEGVVVPVIRNCQDRGLVSIAKTLADLSARSRANKLDPSETQDGSVTVTNFGMTGALIGMPIIRYPEVAILGIGTIQKRVVVRDDDSLVIRKMVYVTLTFDHRVLDGIYGSEFLTSLKNRLESVTMS; encoded by the coding sequence ATGTTTGAATTTCGATTTCCGAAAATAGGAGAGACTGGTTCTGGAGGGTTTGTAGTTCGTTGGCTCAAGCAGGTGGGAGAAAACATTGCAAAAGATGAACCTGTAATTGAAGTATCTACTGACAAGATAGCTACGGAGTTAGCCTCCCCTAAAGCAGGGAAATTAATTCGTTGTCTCGTAAAAGAAGGTGATGAAGTTGCTTCCGGAGAGGTTTTAGCCTTAATAGATACGGAGCCTGCTGTCGAGGAAGAGGTAGTTGTAGAAGAACTGTCAACCAATGCTTCTTGCCCTGAAGCTTCTGGGAATAATTCGGCATGGTTTTCTCCGGCAGTTCTTAGTTTGGCACACCGTGAAGGTATTTCTATCCAGCAACTACAACAGATTTCTGGAACAGGAAATGACGGTCGTGTCACTCGTAGGGATTTAGAAAACTATATTCTTGAAATGCGCCAACCCTCGTGCCCAAATATTGCGAATGCGAATGAAAATCGCATCCTAATGTCTCCACTACGTAGAGCTATAGCTTCCTCTTTATCTAAATCTTCAGATGAAGTGCCTCATGCTTCTCTTATTGTGGATATTGATGTCACAGATTTGATGAATTTAATTTCTGAAGAGAAGGATAGATTTTTTGCAACGCATGGTGTGAAACTGACAATTACTAGTTTCATTATCCAGTGTTTAGCGAAGGCTTTGGAGCAGTTCCCGTTATTGAATGGATCTTTAGATGGCGATACAATTGTTGTGAAGAAATCAATCAATGTGGGTGTTGCTGTTAATTTGAATAAAGAGGGCGTTGTAGTTCCTGTTATTCGTAATTGTCAGGATCGTGGTTTAGTAAGCATTGCGAAAACTCTCGCTGATCTTTCTGCAAGATCTCGGGCAAATAAACTGGATCCTTCAGAAACTCAAGATGGTAGTGTCACGGTTACCAATTTTGGTATGACGGGAGCTTTAATTGGCATGCCGATAATTCGTTATCCCGAAGTAGCTATTTTAGGAATAGGAACGATACAAAAACGTGTTGTTGTGCGTGATGACGATTCTTTAGTTATTCGAAAAATGGTCTATGTTACCCTAACCTTTGACCACAGGGTACTTGATGGTATTTACGGTAGTGAATTTTTAACCTCATTGAAAAATCGGTTAGAGTCTGTTACGATGAGCTAA
- a CDS encoding KpsF/GutQ family sugar-phosphate isomerase: MRSPTTSIDLCQDIVSKQRESLERFFGAFQCEDTWILAEKILSHQGSIFFSGVGKSGCIARKIVATLQSFGESALFLASGDLLHGDLGIVRPGDIVCLFSKSGETRELLECIPYLKERGVFIAGITSSTYSSLAVLCDHVVILPMIEELDPFNLVPTTSTTCQLLFGDLLAITLLRSRQISLADYGKNHPGGQIGLKVIGKIRDYMFPKTEVPFCSPEDTIADSLDIFSSYGCGCVCIVNEKCEILGIFTDGDLRRSLACHGGNILSQRLKDVMTPNPRVISEDADVILGLQTMETGSPVTILPVVDAKDQKYVVGLLQMHTLAKAGLI, encoded by the coding sequence ATGCGCTCTCCCACAACATCTATTGATCTATGCCAAGATATTGTCAGTAAGCAAAGGGAATCTTTAGAACGTTTTTTTGGTGCTTTTCAGTGTGAGGATACTTGGATATTAGCTGAGAAGATATTAAGTCACCAGGGTTCGATATTTTTTTCTGGCGTAGGAAAAAGTGGTTGTATCGCAAGGAAAATAGTCGCTACTTTACAGTCTTTTGGAGAGAGCGCTCTTTTCCTAGCTTCTGGAGATCTCCTACATGGGGATCTTGGCATTGTCCGTCCTGGGGATATCGTCTGTCTTTTCTCTAAGAGTGGAGAAACTCGCGAGCTTTTAGAATGTATTCCTTATTTAAAGGAGCGAGGAGTATTTATTGCAGGAATTACCTCCTCTACTTATTCGAGTTTAGCAGTTCTTTGTGATCACGTAGTTATCTTACCTATGATCGAAGAATTAGATCCTTTTAATCTTGTTCCTACAACATCAACAACATGCCAACTACTTTTTGGTGATCTTTTAGCTATTACCTTATTACGTAGTAGGCAAATCTCTCTCGCTGATTATGGGAAGAATCACCCAGGCGGTCAGATCGGTCTAAAGGTTATCGGAAAAATTCGGGATTATATGTTCCCAAAAACAGAAGTTCCTTTTTGTTCTCCTGAGGACACAATCGCAGATTCTTTGGATATCTTTTCTTCTTATGGTTGTGGTTGTGTTTGTATAGTGAATGAGAAGTGTGAAATCTTAGGAATCTTCACAGATGGAGATTTACGTAGATCGTTAGCTTGTCATGGAGGCAATATTCTCTCTCAGAGACTTAAAGATGTCATGACACCAAATCCCCGAGTGATTAGTGAAGATGCTGATGTGATTCTTGGCCTACAAACGATGGAAACAGGGAGTCCTGTTACCATTTTACCTGTTGTAGATGCTAAGGATCAGAAGTATGTGGTGGGATTGCTTCAGATGCATACCTTGGCAAAAGCAGGTCTCATCTAA
- the cdsZ gene encoding zinc ribbon domain regulatory protein CdsZ translates to MHEALQSILAIQELDIKMIRLMRVKKEHQKELAKVQSLKSDIRRKVQEKELEMENLKNQIREGENRIQEISDQINKLEGQQAAVKKMDEFNALTQEMTAANKERRALEHQLSDLMDKQAGSEDLIVSLKESLTSTENSSFAIEKEICESIKKINEEGRALLQQRSELKEATDPEMFLIYERLLNNKKDRVVVPIDNRVCSGCHIVLTPQHENLVRKKDRLIFCEHCSRILYWREADALANDSSAAKRRRRRAAV, encoded by the coding sequence ATGCATGAAGCACTCCAGAGTATTTTAGCCATTCAAGAGCTCGATATTAAAATGATTCGTTTAATGCGAGTCAAGAAAGAGCATCAGAAAGAGCTTGCTAAAGTCCAATCTCTTAAATCTGACATTCGTCGAAAAGTTCAGGAGAAAGAGTTGGAGATGGAAAACTTAAAGAATCAGATTAGAGAAGGTGAGAATCGGATTCAAGAGATTTCTGATCAAATTAACAAATTAGAAGGTCAACAAGCAGCTGTGAAAAAGATGGATGAGTTTAATGCACTCACTCAAGAAATGACAGCAGCAAATAAAGAGCGCCGTGCGTTAGAGCACCAGCTTAGTGACCTTATGGACAAACAGGCAGGAAGTGAGGATCTGATTGTCTCTTTAAAAGAAAGTCTCACCTCAACAGAGAACAGTAGTTTTGCCATCGAAAAAGAAATCTGCGAAAGTATTAAAAAGATCAACGAAGAAGGCAGAGCCCTATTACAGCAACGTAGCGAATTAAAAGAAGCTACGGATCCAGAAATGTTCCTTATTTACGAACGTTTATTAAACAACAAAAAAGATCGTGTTGTTGTTCCAATAGATAATCGTGTCTGCAGCGGTTGTCATATTGTTCTTACTCCCCAACACGAAAACTTAGTCCGTAAAAAAGATCGACTTATTTTCTGCGAGCATTGTTCTAGAATTTTATACTGGCGAGAAGCAGACGCTCTTGCTAACGACAGCTCTGCAGCTAAACGTCGTCGCAGACGTGCCGCTGTATAA
- a CDS encoding uroporphyrinogen-III synthase: MTIYLGLNQETANRYRARFIPILEIAPFARSSPQLRYALRYLEKTSHILLTSPSSTSLFISRMSRKNSKKTLSTKHYLCLGEITASRLTRLLPKAQYSLATIETGEGMLPMISSLPKNAHILYPHSVLSRPVIKDFLKKENRSFFAYSHYTIRERQLHPSVFNQCSRVILTSPSGVRAYAKLFPQLPRRIHICQGPITLKEFREIYNHPGELLHKDNPTES, from the coding sequence ATGACCATATACCTAGGATTAAATCAAGAAACAGCAAACAGATACCGCGCCCGCTTCATTCCAATTCTTGAGATTGCTCCATTTGCAAGAAGCTCTCCTCAACTACGCTACGCCCTGCGTTACCTAGAGAAAACTTCTCATATCCTTCTCACCAGTCCATCTTCAACATCACTATTTATTTCTAGAATGAGCAGAAAAAATTCCAAAAAGACGTTATCCACCAAACATTACCTTTGTTTAGGAGAAATCACAGCAAGTCGCCTTACAAGGCTTCTCCCAAAAGCACAATATTCCTTAGCTACTATTGAAACAGGAGAAGGTATGCTCCCAATGATATCCTCTTTACCTAAAAACGCTCATATCCTCTACCCACACTCAGTCTTGTCGCGTCCTGTAATTAAAGATTTTTTAAAAAAAGAAAACCGAAGCTTTTTTGCCTATTCCCACTACACCATTCGAGAACGTCAATTACATCCCTCTGTATTCAATCAATGCAGTCGTGTAATTTTAACCAGTCCCTCTGGAGTTAGGGCGTATGCTAAACTCTTCCCCCAGCTCCCAAGGAGAATACACATCTGCCAAGGCCCCATCACACTTAAAGAATTTAGGGAAATTTACAATCACCCCGGGGAACTTCTTCACAAGGACAACCCTACCGAAAGCTGA
- a CDS encoding glycine hydroxymethyltransferase codes for MVSLLHKFLENASGKKGQDLASTAYLAALDHLLHSFPSIGKSIIDELKSQRARLKMIASENYASISVQLAMGNLLTDKYCEGSPFKRFYSGCENVDVIEWECVETAKELFGAESAFVQPHSGADANLLAIMAIITQKIQGPAVKRLGYKTINDLTDKEYTELKAEIGSHVCLGPSLNSGGHLTHGAVRLNVMSKLMRCVPYEVNKKTECFDYSEIARLVRTYKPTVLIAGYSSYSRRLNFSTLKQIADDCGAVLWVDMAHFAGLVAGGVFIEEENPIPFADIITTTTHKTLRGPRGGLVLASKEYDAVINRACPLMMGGPLPHVIAAKAVALKEALTVDFKKYAHQVVDNARTLAEHFQKQGLRLLTGGTDNHMLIIDLTSLGISGRIGEDILSSVGIAVNRNTIPSDASGKWDTSGIRLGTPALTTLGMGSDEMEEVANIIVKVLRNITLRRNADDSFSKSKGELPENIAEEARARVADLLSRFPLYPEIDLETLV; via the coding sequence ATGGTGTCATTGTTGCATAAATTTTTAGAAAATGCTTCGGGGAAGAAGGGACAGGATCTAGCTTCTACCGCATACTTAGCTGCATTAGATCATCTTTTACACTCTTTTCCTTCGATTGGGAAAAGCATAATAGATGAATTGAAGAGTCAACGTGCACGCTTAAAGATGATTGCTTCTGAGAATTATGCTTCTATTTCAGTTCAGCTTGCTATGGGGAACTTGCTTACAGATAAGTATTGCGAGGGGAGCCCCTTTAAGCGGTTCTATTCTGGTTGCGAGAATGTAGATGTTATCGAGTGGGAATGTGTTGAAACGGCTAAAGAACTTTTCGGTGCGGAAAGTGCTTTTGTACAACCACATTCGGGTGCAGATGCGAATTTATTAGCCATCATGGCAATTATTACTCAAAAAATTCAAGGACCTGCCGTTAAGCGTTTGGGATATAAAACGATTAACGATCTTACGGATAAAGAATATACAGAATTAAAAGCTGAGATAGGTTCTCACGTCTGTTTAGGGCCTTCGTTGAATTCAGGAGGGCATTTAACACATGGAGCCGTACGTTTAAACGTGATGTCCAAGTTAATGCGTTGTGTGCCTTATGAAGTTAATAAAAAGACGGAGTGTTTTGATTATTCGGAGATTGCACGTTTAGTACGAACATATAAACCTACGGTACTCATTGCTGGGTATTCTTCATATTCCAGAAGATTAAATTTTTCCACCCTAAAACAAATAGCTGATGATTGTGGAGCCGTTTTATGGGTAGATATGGCGCATTTTGCTGGTCTTGTTGCTGGCGGTGTATTTATTGAAGAGGAAAATCCGATTCCGTTTGCAGACATTATTACTACGACAACTCATAAAACTTTGCGAGGCCCTCGTGGAGGTTTAGTTTTAGCATCCAAAGAATATGATGCAGTGATTAATCGCGCTTGTCCTTTAATGATGGGAGGACCTTTGCCACATGTTATTGCAGCAAAGGCTGTTGCGTTAAAAGAAGCGCTAACTGTGGACTTTAAAAAATATGCTCATCAGGTTGTGGACAACGCTAGAACTTTAGCTGAGCATTTTCAAAAACAGGGATTACGCTTGCTTACTGGCGGTACAGATAACCACATGTTAATTATAGATCTAACTTCTCTAGGTATATCTGGACGTATTGGTGAGGATATATTAAGTTCTGTAGGTATTGCTGTGAATCGCAATACCATACCATCGGATGCGTCAGGGAAGTGGGACACCTCAGGGATACGTTTGGGAACACCTGCTTTAACAACTCTAGGTATGGGCAGTGATGAAATGGAAGAAGTTGCGAATATTATTGTGAAAGTATTGCGAAATATTACTTTGAGACGTAATGCTGATGATAGTTTTAGTAAAAGTAAAGGAGAGCTTCCGGAAAACATTGCTGAAGAAGCAAGAGCTCGAGTCGCAGACTTATTATCGCGGTTCCCGCTTTATCCTGAAATCGATCTGGAAACTTTAGTTTAG
- a CDS encoding ATP-dependent Clp protease proteolytic subunit — protein MPDGEVENKLRDVIERKILDARRVFFSEPVTDKSAADAIKKLWYLELTNPGQPIVFVINSPGGSVDAGFAVWDQIKMMTSPVTTVVTGLAASMGSVLSLCAAPGRRFATPHSRIMIHQPSIGGPITGQATDLDIHAREILKTKKRIVDVYLEATGQSREVIEKAIDRDTWMTADEAKDFGLLDGILFSFNDL, from the coding sequence ATGCCTGATGGGGAAGTAGAGAATAAGTTACGAGATGTTATAGAGAGAAAAATCTTAGATGCCCGTCGGGTATTTTTTTCTGAGCCTGTAACGGATAAGAGCGCAGCAGATGCTATTAAGAAATTATGGTACTTAGAACTTACCAATCCTGGTCAACCTATAGTATTCGTAATTAATAGCCCTGGAGGTTCGGTAGATGCAGGATTTGCAGTTTGGGATCAGATAAAAATGATGACATCCCCAGTGACTACTGTAGTTACAGGATTAGCTGCTTCTATGGGGTCAGTATTAAGTTTATGTGCAGCTCCAGGACGTCGTTTTGCAACTCCTCATTCGCGTATCATGATTCACCAGCCATCTATAGGGGGGCCAATTACTGGACAAGCTACAGATTTAGATATTCATGCTCGTGAAATTTTAAAAACAAAGAAACGTATAGTTGATGTTTATTTAGAGGCTACAGGGCAGTCTCGAGAAGTTATTGAAAAGGCAATCGATCGAGATACATGGATGACAGCGGACGAAGCCAAGGATTTTGGTTTATTAGATGGTATCCTCTTCTCATTCAATGATTTGTAA
- the dapF gene encoding bifunctional diaminopimelate epimerase/glutamate racemase yields the protein MVSSSHSMICKHGLYSGAGNRFILSETCPDITVIPSLCKEYQVDGFLLVLPSSIADAKLIIFNDNGSRPHMCGNGLRCVVAHLSEVLKKDEISVETDSGIYSGRFYSWDRVVVDMTLPDWNYTCHTLSHTLPEVPKKVFSINTGVPHLVVFVEDVSCVPVDLWGSFLRYHEDFLPQGTNVNFIQEIKTGEFHIRTYERGLERESLACGTGATAAALVVAQCYGLSNTQIHIRTWSDILIKISLDGDRVYLEGPVDKEMHH from the coding sequence ATGGTATCCTCTTCTCATTCAATGATTTGTAAGCATGGCTTATATTCTGGGGCAGGGAATCGCTTTATCCTAAGTGAAACTTGTCCCGATATTACAGTAATTCCTAGTCTATGTAAGGAATATCAAGTAGATGGGTTTTTACTTGTTCTTCCTTCTTCCATTGCTGATGCTAAACTTATTATTTTTAATGATAACGGTTCTCGCCCTCATATGTGTGGGAATGGTCTTCGTTGTGTTGTAGCTCATTTGTCTGAGGTATTGAAAAAAGACGAAATCTCTGTGGAGACAGATTCGGGTATATATTCTGGGAGGTTTTATTCCTGGGATCGGGTTGTTGTAGATATGACTCTTCCGGATTGGAACTACACTTGTCACACCCTTTCACACACACTTCCCGAAGTTCCTAAAAAAGTTTTTAGTATCAATACAGGTGTGCCGCATCTTGTTGTTTTTGTCGAAGATGTATCTTGTGTTCCTGTAGATTTGTGGGGGAGTTTTCTACGTTATCATGAAGATTTTTTACCTCAAGGGACTAATGTCAACTTTATCCAAGAGATAAAAACCGGAGAATTTCACATACGCACTTATGAACGTGGTTTAGAAAGAGAGTCTTTAGCTTGTGGTACGGGAGCTACTGCAGCGGCATTGGTTGTAGCACAATGTTACGGTTTATCCAATACCCAAATACATATACGGACCTGGAGTGACATTTTGATTAAAATTTCTTTAGACGGCGATCGAGTGTATCTTGAGGGCCCTGTTGATAAAGAAATGCACCACTAG
- a CDS encoding UPF0158 family protein yields the protein MTTYPVPQNPLLLRALRLMDAFSKSDDERDFYLDRVEGFILYIDLDKDQEDLDKIYEELEVNAERYCLIPKLTFYEVKKIMETFINEKIYDIDTKEKFLEILQSKNAREQFLECIYDHESELEKWQQFYVERSRIRIIEWLRNNKFHFVFEEDLDFSKHILEQFKIHLFDTKVSKELAQARQLLVNKAKVYYSNEALNPRPKRGRPPKQSAKVESETTISSDIYTKVPAVARRFLFLPEITSASSITFSEKFDTEEEFLANLRGSGRVEDQLNLANLSERFASLKELSAKLGYDSLSTGDFFGDDDDSDDEKPAPKSSKTSAKRGRKKS from the coding sequence ATGACTACGTATCCTGTACCACAAAATCCTCTTTTATTACGCGCTTTGCGTCTTATGGATGCATTCTCTAAGTCGGATGATGAGAGAGATTTTTATTTAGACCGAGTTGAAGGGTTCATTCTCTACATTGATTTAGATAAGGATCAAGAAGATCTAGATAAGATCTATGAAGAATTAGAGGTGAATGCAGAACGCTATTGTCTAATTCCTAAGTTAACGTTCTATGAAGTAAAGAAAATCATGGAAACGTTTATCAATGAAAAAATTTATGATATTGATACAAAGGAAAAATTTCTTGAAATTTTGCAGTCCAAAAATGCTCGTGAGCAGTTTTTGGAGTGTATCTACGATCATGAATCTGAGTTGGAGAAGTGGCAGCAATTTTATGTAGAGCGTTCTCGTATACGTATTATTGAGTGGTTGCGTAATAATAAATTTCATTTTGTCTTCGAAGAAGATTTAGACTTTTCAAAGCATATTTTAGAACAATTTAAAATTCATCTTTTTGATACTAAAGTATCAAAAGAACTTGCGCAAGCACGTCAGTTGCTGGTGAACAAGGCTAAGGTCTATTACTCTAATGAAGCATTGAATCCTCGTCCTAAACGGGGGCGTCCTCCGAAACAGTCAGCGAAAGTGGAATCTGAGACTACAATATCGAGTGATATTTACACTAAGGTACCAGCGGTAGCGCGACGTTTCCTTTTCCTTCCGGAGATTACTTCGGCATCTTCGATTACATTTTCTGAGAAATTTGACACGGAAGAAGAATTCTTAGCTAATTTGCGTGGTTCAGGCCGTGTTGAAGATCAGTTAAATCTTGCCAATCTTTCTGAGAGATTTGCTTCGTTGAAAGAACTTTCAGCGAAATTGGGTTATGACTCCCTGTCTACAGGGGATTTCTTCGGGGATGACGACGATAGTGATGACGAGAAGCCGGCACCTAAGAGTAGTAAAACTTCTGCTAAACGCGGTCGTAAGAAATCCTAG
- the ubiE gene encoding bifunctional demethylmenaquinone methyltransferase/2-methoxy-6-polyprenyl-1,4-benzoquinol methylase UbiE, with protein MLPSTNKPNLQEMFDSLAPKYDKINSILSLGMHHLWNRKFSKMLGKSDNLIDLCSGTGKVAYRYIRDYPGSKATLVDFSANMLHIAKQRYPSAPFTFIEGDIAQLPINEESQTLASMAYGLRNLPKPKDILEKIHRMLKHQGTLGILELTSPPNNHPLYLVHRLYLKSIIPWVGKLYSKNTQAYEYLAESIRKLPSDHYLEQLFSNAKFQVRKKRKLAFGVATIWILKKI; from the coding sequence ATGCTACCATCTACCAACAAGCCTAACCTGCAGGAGATGTTTGATTCTCTAGCTCCTAAATACGATAAGATAAATTCTATCTTATCTTTAGGAATGCATCATTTATGGAATCGTAAGTTTTCAAAAATGTTGGGAAAGTCTGATAACTTGATAGATCTTTGTTCTGGCACAGGAAAGGTTGCTTATAGGTATATCCGTGATTACCCGGGATCGAAAGCAACTCTCGTTGATTTTTCAGCAAACATGCTTCACATAGCCAAACAACGCTACCCTTCAGCTCCTTTTACTTTTATAGAAGGGGATATTGCTCAACTTCCTATAAATGAGGAGTCGCAAACACTAGCGTCTATGGCCTATGGATTAAGAAATCTCCCTAAACCTAAAGACATCCTAGAAAAAATCCATCGTATGTTAAAACACCAAGGTACTTTAGGAATTTTAGAGCTTACCTCTCCTCCCAATAATCATCCCCTGTATCTAGTACACCGACTATACCTAAAATCCATCATTCCGTGGGTAGGAAAACTTTACTCTAAAAATACACAAGCTTACGAGTACCTAGCAGAAAGCATTAGAAAACTACCTAGCGATCACTACCTAGAACAACTCTTCAGCAATGCTAAATTCCAAGTAAGAAAAAAAAGGAAGCTAGCTTTCGGAGTCGCGACTATTTGGATACTTAAAAAGATCTAG
- a CDS encoding menaquinone biosynthesis protein, whose amino-acid sequence MSDKFERRITLGCVSYINAFPFSLELAKRKDILLHTAPPSDLLGQLLNGDLQFALTSAVGLLTHPLGTVPGFGIAAYKKILSVNLYAASTFFTSEKPRIAATKESHSSIMLFHILCRHLWNTPMPEIIQLPSDDVIEKAENYDGLLLIGDKALHHPHIPGFATYDLAQGWYELTQLPFVFAVVLSNNPEGSHIVQEALENSLSHFEAHPEAAIAKAVERTQLSEVLIKDYYSLCRYRLREEDYEGIEKFREYHATIYQQA is encoded by the coding sequence ATGTCTGACAAATTCGAAAGACGTATAACTTTAGGTTGTGTAAGCTACATCAATGCTTTCCCTTTTTCTTTAGAGCTTGCAAAAAGAAAGGATATTCTTCTTCATACCGCACCGCCATCAGATTTACTCGGGCAACTTCTCAATGGAGACTTACAATTTGCTCTTACCTCTGCAGTAGGGTTATTAACCCATCCATTAGGAACAGTTCCGGGATTTGGTATAGCTGCATATAAGAAAATCCTCAGTGTAAATCTTTACGCAGCCTCTACATTTTTCACCTCAGAAAAACCCCGTATTGCTGCTACAAAAGAAAGTCACTCTTCAATAATGCTATTCCATATCCTCTGCCGACATTTATGGAATACTCCTATGCCGGAAATTATCCAACTCCCGTCTGATGATGTTATAGAAAAAGCAGAAAATTACGACGGTCTACTCTTAATTGGCGATAAAGCCTTGCATCATCCTCACATTCCAGGGTTTGCAACATACGATCTTGCTCAGGGATGGTATGAACTTACCCAACTTCCTTTTGTCTTTGCTGTTGTTCTTTCTAATAATCCTGAAGGCAGCCATATCGTCCAAGAAGCTCTAGAAAACTCTCTAAGCCATTTTGAAGCCCATCCCGAAGCAGCTATAGCAAAAGCGGTAGAACGTACGCAGCTTTCTGAAGTTTTGATTAAGGATTACTACTCCTTATGCCGTTATCGCCTAAGAGAAGAAGATTACGAAGGCATAGAAAAATTCCGAGAATATCATGCTACCATCTACCAACAAGCCTAA
- a CDS encoding CofH family radical SAM protein, which produces MTTTPPRILPKNSWMKHLFDDYTEGARLSKEDALRLLLLEDEVDQRALWAFANTVRQKYVGDVVYYSSTFYLYPTNFCEFNCTFCAFYAKPGDAKGWFHTPDQLIEKILELEVPITETHIVGGCFPDCNLDYYTELFSKIKTNFPHIHIKALTGIEYAYLANLHNIPVVEVLKILKNAGLDSIPGGGFDILVDEIRQILAPGRLSSQEFLEIHKTAHSLNIPSNSTMLCYHRERPKDIVTHMDKLRNLQDDTLGFKNFVLLKFATENNSLGKRLRKLGTSHNIPPASIIAVARLFLDNFRNIKALWNYLGIEQALHLLSCGANDLSSTHIGEKVFQMASSNQNIKMDIEGMASLIKKLGRIPCLTNSKDV; this is translated from the coding sequence ATGACGACGACACCCCCTCGCATTCTGCCTAAAAATTCTTGGATGAAACATTTATTCGATGATTACACGGAAGGAGCTCGTCTTTCTAAAGAAGATGCTCTGCGTCTACTCCTCTTAGAAGATGAAGTTGACCAGCGTGCTTTATGGGCTTTTGCTAATACAGTACGTCAAAAGTATGTTGGAGATGTTGTCTACTACTCTTCTACATTTTATTTATATCCTACCAACTTCTGTGAATTTAATTGCACGTTTTGTGCTTTTTACGCGAAACCAGGAGATGCTAAAGGATGGTTTCATACACCTGACCAACTCATAGAAAAAATCCTGGAATTAGAAGTCCCGATTACAGAAACACATATTGTTGGAGGATGCTTTCCAGATTGTAATTTAGACTACTACACAGAACTGTTTAGCAAAATTAAAACAAACTTCCCTCACATCCATATCAAAGCACTTACAGGAATAGAATATGCGTACTTGGCTAACCTTCACAATATTCCTGTTGTTGAGGTATTAAAAATCCTGAAAAATGCAGGATTAGATTCGATTCCCGGAGGAGGATTCGATATTCTGGTTGATGAAATACGTCAAATACTAGCTCCAGGGCGTTTATCTTCTCAAGAGTTCTTAGAAATTCATAAAACTGCACATAGTCTTAATATCCCAAGTAACAGTACAATGTTATGCTACCATAGGGAACGCCCCAAAGATATCGTCACACATATGGATAAATTACGTAACCTTCAAGACGATACTTTAGGTTTTAAAAACTTCGTATTATTGAAGTTCGCAACAGAAAATAATTCCCTAGGGAAAAGACTACGCAAATTAGGAACTTCTCATAATATCCCACCCGCATCTATCATTGCGGTTGCAAGACTCTTCCTGGATAATTTCAGAAATATAAAAGCCTTGTGGAATTACTTAGGAATCGAGCAAGCTTTACACTTGCTATCTTGTGGAGCAAACGATTTATCCTCCACACACATTGGAGAAAAGGTGTTTCAAATGGCCTCTTCTAACCAAAATATAAAAATGGATATTGAGGGAATGGCAAGCCTCATAAAAAAACTAGGACGCATACCATGTCTGACAAATTCGAAAGACGTATAA